Proteins from a single region of Synechococcus sp. WH 8109:
- the murC gene encoding UDP-N-acetylmuramate--L-alanine ligase has product MPRLLDRQTPVHFIGVGGIGMSALARILVDRGHSVSGSDPRDNATTQQLKKLGVKVFRQQDATCIDAVTEATAAGSPVVVISTAIPESNPELQRARQQGLEIWHRSDLLAALIEQQPSIAVAGSHGKTTTSTLITTLLLEADQDPTAVIGGIVPSLGSNGHAGQGKLLVAEADESDGSLVKFSPSLGVITNLELDHTDHYSNLDDLISTLQRFAGGCDRVLANHDCPILQAHFQPTAWWSNQSAESVDFAALPLSLEGDRCVTRFYEAGHPVGDFTLPMAGLHNLSNATGALAACRMEGLPFDQLVEGLAGLKTPGRRFDLRGTWKGRHIVDDYAHHPSEVQATLEMARLMVRSGRSPLPTAPQRLLAVFQPHRYSRTRQFLDGFAKALQNCDLLLLAPVYPAGEQPLQGISSNALADRVRKLKPDLKIVVADNLDQLTELVIQQSRENDLVLAMGAGDVNGLWSRLTS; this is encoded by the coding sequence TTGCCGCGCCTGCTCGACCGCCAGACACCAGTCCACTTCATCGGTGTCGGCGGAATTGGCATGTCAGCTTTGGCCCGGATTCTCGTTGACCGCGGTCACTCGGTCAGCGGCTCGGACCCGCGTGACAATGCGACAACACAACAACTGAAGAAGCTCGGGGTGAAGGTCTTCCGTCAGCAGGACGCCACCTGCATCGACGCCGTCACGGAAGCAACAGCCGCTGGCTCACCGGTGGTGGTGATCAGCACAGCCATCCCTGAGAGCAATCCAGAACTGCAGCGGGCCCGACAGCAGGGGCTGGAGATCTGGCATCGCTCCGATCTACTGGCGGCTCTGATCGAGCAGCAGCCCTCCATTGCAGTCGCCGGCAGTCACGGCAAGACCACCACCAGCACCTTAATCACCACCTTGCTGTTGGAGGCCGATCAGGACCCAACCGCTGTGATTGGAGGCATTGTCCCCAGCCTCGGCAGCAATGGTCACGCTGGCCAGGGAAAGTTGCTCGTGGCCGAGGCGGATGAATCCGACGGGTCCCTGGTGAAGTTCAGCCCCAGCCTGGGAGTGATCACCAACCTGGAGCTGGATCACACCGATCATTACTCCAACCTCGACGACCTGATCTCCACCCTGCAACGCTTCGCAGGCGGTTGCGATCGCGTGCTGGCCAATCACGACTGCCCGATCCTGCAGGCACACTTCCAGCCAACGGCCTGGTGGTCCAATCAAAGCGCCGAATCCGTTGACTTCGCCGCTCTGCCCTTGAGCCTGGAGGGCGATCGCTGCGTCACCCGTTTCTATGAAGCCGGCCACCCCGTCGGCGACTTCACCCTGCCGATGGCCGGGCTGCACAACCTGAGTAATGCCACAGGCGCCTTGGCCGCCTGCCGGATGGAAGGTCTCCCCTTCGACCAATTGGTGGAAGGCCTCGCTGGCCTGAAGACACCAGGCCGCCGATTTGATCTTCGGGGCACCTGGAAGGGGCGTCACATCGTTGATGACTACGCCCACCATCCCAGTGAGGTGCAGGCAACCCTGGAGATGGCACGCCTGATGGTGCGCAGTGGCCGCAGTCCACTCCCCACAGCACCACAACGGCTTCTAGCGGTGTTCCAGCCGCACCGCTACAGCCGCACCAGGCAGTTCCTCGATGGCTTCGCCAAAGCCCTGCAGAACTGTGATCTGCTGCTGCTGGCTCCCGTCTACCCCGCAGGCGAGCAACCGCTGCAGGGCATCAGCAGCAACGCCTTAGCGGATCGGGTGCGCAAGCTGAAACCGGATCTAAAAATCGTAGTCGCAGACAACCTCGATCAACTCACCGAGCTGGTGATCCAGCAAAGCCGCGAGAACGATCTTGTTCTGGCCATGGGTGCTGGCGACGTGAATGGACTGTGGTCAAGGCTCACGTCATGA
- the gap gene encoding type I glyceraldehyde-3-phosphate dehydrogenase has product MTLRVAINGFGRIGRNVLRGWISRGADTGLEIVGMNSTSDPATSAHLLTYDSILGRLDPSVDIKTTENSMFVNGKEIKFFADRNPLNCPWKEWGVDLVIESTGVFNTDEKASMHIQAGAKKVILTAPGKGDRVGTFVVGVNDDQYRHEDWDILSNASCTTNCLAPIVKVLDQNFGLDWGLMTTIHSYTGDQRILDNSHRDLRRARAAALNMVPTTTGAAKAVALVYPEVKGKLTGFAMRVPTPNVSAVDLTFGPSRAASVDDIKAAIKSASENGMKGIIKYSDLPLVSTDYAGTNESTIFDADLTYAMGDKAVKILAWYDNEWGYSQRVVDLAEVVAKNWK; this is encoded by the coding sequence ATGACCCTGCGCGTTGCGATCAATGGATTCGGCCGGATCGGTCGCAATGTTCTGCGGGGATGGATCAGCCGGGGTGCTGACACCGGCCTGGAAATCGTGGGGATGAACTCCACCTCCGACCCCGCCACCAGCGCTCACCTGCTGACCTACGACTCCATCCTTGGACGTCTCGATCCCTCCGTGGACATCAAGACCACGGAAAACTCGATGTTCGTCAACGGTAAGGAGATCAAGTTCTTCGCCGACCGCAATCCCCTCAACTGTCCCTGGAAGGAGTGGGGCGTTGACCTGGTGATCGAGTCCACTGGTGTGTTCAACACCGATGAGAAGGCCAGCATGCACATCCAGGCCGGCGCAAAGAAGGTGATCCTCACCGCCCCTGGTAAGGGTGATCGCGTCGGCACCTTCGTTGTGGGCGTCAACGACGACCAGTACCGCCACGAAGACTGGGACATCCTTAGCAACGCCAGTTGCACCACCAACTGCCTGGCACCGATCGTCAAGGTTCTGGATCAGAACTTTGGCCTCGACTGGGGTCTAATGACCACCATCCACAGCTACACCGGCGACCAGCGGATCCTGGACAACAGCCACCGCGACTTGCGCCGCGCCCGTGCTGCCGCTCTGAACATGGTTCCCACCACCACCGGTGCAGCCAAGGCCGTGGCTCTGGTTTACCCCGAGGTGAAGGGCAAGCTCACCGGCTTCGCCATGCGCGTTCCCACCCCGAACGTCTCCGCCGTTGACCTCACCTTCGGCCCCTCCCGCGCCGCCAGCGTCGACGACATCAAGGCCGCCATCAAGTCGGCTTCCGAGAACGGCATGAAGGGGATCATCAAGTACAGCGATCTGCCCCTGGTGTCCACCGACTACGCCGGCACCAACGAGTCCACCATCTTTGACGCCGACCTCACCTACGCCATGGGTGACAAGGCTGTGAAGATTCTGGCCTGGTACGACAACGAGTGGGGCTACAGCCAGCGTGTTGTTGACCTCGCCGAGGTGGTGGCCAAGAACTGGAAGTGA
- the thiL gene encoding thiamine-phosphate kinase: MSLTLAELTEAELLKRLARFAPPDQLSDDTAALPADARPLLINTDVLVDGIHFSDATTTAMDVGWRAVAANLSDLAASGAVDIDGITVALVAPGHTHWDWVNGVYQGISAALGQYGGVLLGGDCSKGEQRLLSITALGRLGPLRLHRNAARPGDVLVTSGPHGLSRLGLALLQNDSNVRDIALCSTLRDQAIARHQRPIPRLKEVQQLLTCKPKHLPWRAGGTDSSDGLLSAVAGLCSSSGCGAVLQNDQLPTAEGWPEGARWTDWCLSGGEDFELVLSLPEAWADVWQRCVPESQRIGQINTEAGVIRWAHNHEPVDTSGFDQFGQP; the protein is encoded by the coding sequence ATGAGCCTAACCCTGGCGGAGCTGACTGAAGCGGAGCTGCTCAAGCGGCTGGCTCGCTTCGCTCCGCCCGATCAGCTCAGTGACGACACGGCGGCTCTCCCCGCCGACGCCCGACCGCTGCTGATCAACACCGACGTTTTGGTGGATGGCATCCATTTCAGCGATGCCACCACAACTGCCATGGATGTGGGCTGGCGCGCGGTTGCAGCCAACCTGTCCGACTTGGCCGCCAGTGGTGCAGTCGACATCGATGGAATCACAGTGGCCCTAGTCGCCCCAGGCCACACCCATTGGGACTGGGTGAATGGGGTTTATCAAGGCATTAGTGCGGCCCTGGGGCAGTACGGCGGCGTTCTGCTGGGAGGTGACTGCTCCAAAGGAGAGCAGAGGCTGCTCTCGATCACGGCACTCGGCCGTCTCGGACCCCTGCGTCTGCATCGCAACGCAGCCCGCCCTGGCGATGTGCTGGTCACCAGTGGACCCCATGGGCTCAGCCGACTGGGCCTCGCCCTCCTGCAGAACGATTCAAACGTGCGCGACATCGCTTTGTGCTCAACCCTGCGGGACCAGGCAATCGCACGCCACCAACGCCCGATACCTCGGCTGAAGGAAGTCCAGCAGCTGCTGACCTGCAAACCAAAGCATCTGCCCTGGCGGGCTGGGGGAACCGATAGCAGCGACGGACTGCTCTCTGCCGTCGCAGGTCTCTGCAGCAGCAGCGGCTGCGGAGCGGTGCTGCAGAACGACCAGCTTCCAACGGCCGAAGGCTGGCCTGAGGGAGCTCGATGGACGGATTGGTGCCTCTCCGGAGGAGAGGACTTTGAGCTGGTGCTGAGCCTTCCCGAGGCCTGGGCCGATGTCTGGCAACGATGCGTCCCCGAAAGTCAGCGCATCGGCCAGATCAATACTGAAGCGGGTGTCATCCGCTGGGCCCACAACCACGAGCCAGTGGACACAAGCGGATTTGATCAATTCGGCCAGCCCTGA